Proteins encoded together in one Cicer arietinum cultivar CDC Frontier isolate Library 1 chromosome 4, Cicar.CDCFrontier_v2.0, whole genome shotgun sequence window:
- the LOC101493632 gene encoding uncharacterized RNA-binding protein C1827.05c, translating into MGTKAKKAMKKSLKKATAIKPSQGADFLPLEGGPGRKIPEQKPLENTSSVLYIGRIPHGFYEKEMEAYFGQFGTIKRLRIARNKKTGKSRHFGFLEFESPEVAKIVADTMHNYLLFEHLLQVFVVPSEDVHPRLWRGFNYRYKPIDSLQIERERHDKERTLEEHKKLVDRIVKRDKKRRKRIEAAGIDYECPNIVGNLQSAPKKIKFED; encoded by the exons ATGGGGACCAAGGCAAAGAAAGCTATGAAGAAGAGTTTGAAAAAGGCCACTGCTATTAAACCATCTCAGGGTGCTGATTTTTTG CCGTTGGAAGGTGGTCCTGGTCGCAAAATTCCGGAACAGAAACCTCTTGAGAATACTTCTTCGGTTTTGTATATTGGTAGGATTCCACACGGGTTCTATGAGAAGGAGATGGAAG CTTATTTTGGACAATTTGGAACTATTAAGAGATTGAGAATTGCCAGAAATAAAAAG ACTGGAAAATCAAGACATTTCGGGTTCCTAGAATTTGAATCTCCTGAG GTAGCAAAAATTGTAGCCGATACTATGCACAATTATTTGCTTTTTGAACACCTTCTTCAAGTTTTTGTTGTACCTTCAGAGGATGTTCATCCCAGATT ATGGAGAGGATTCAATTACCGTTACAAGCCCATTGACTCTCTCCAAATTGAACGAGAGCGACATGACAAG GAAAGAACTTTGGAAGAACACAAGAAGTTGGTGGATAGAATTGTAAAACGTGACAAAAAGCGACGTAAAAGGATAGAGGCTGCTGGCATTGATTATGAATGTCCCAATATT GTGGGTAATCTCCAATCTGCTCCAAAGAAGATAAAGTTCGAAGACTGA
- the LOC101493310 gene encoding uncharacterized protein, producing MIALPFLYQPYQHLPNKTKKERHTIFKSQHNNINMQSISIINSSQLFHQFSSTKPPFSNYKKPISFPPIMASNREAADHNFGGRLVDESMIILRKRIHEMNMIEKNYEAPSNWMEWEKKYYTSYDSIICEAMGVLQTQLMNTRPSVALGVIAFVAISVPTSSALIFLHLLELARNVFGGIHIF from the coding sequence ATGATTGCTCTTCCCTTTCTATACCAACCATATCAACATCTTCCAAACaagacaaaaaaagaaagacatacaATTTTCAAGTCACAACACAACAACATCAATATGCAATCCATTTCTATCATAAACTCCTCCCAATTATTCCACCAATTTTCATCAACCAAGCCACCTTTTTCAAATTACAAAAAACCCATATCTTTTCCTCCAATTATGGCATCCAACAGAGAAGCAGCTGATCATAATTTTGGTGGCAGATTGGTAGATGAAAGTATGATAATCCTTAGAAAAAGAATACATGAGATGAACATGATTGAGAAGAATTATGAAGCACCTTCTAATTGGATGGAATgggagaaaaaatattatacaagcTATGATTCAATTATATGTGAAGCAATGGGAGTTTTGCAAACCCAATTGATGAATACTAGGCCAAGTGTTGCTCTTGGTGTTATTGCTTTTGTTGCAATTAGTGTTCCAACTTCTTCTGctcttatttttcttcatcttttggAATTAGCCAGGAATGTTTTTGGCGGAATTCATATTTTCTAG